The proteins below come from a single Zea mays cultivar B73 chromosome 8, Zm-B73-REFERENCE-NAM-5.0, whole genome shotgun sequence genomic window:
- the LOC103636013 gene encoding LOW QUALITY PROTEIN: pentatricopeptide repeat-containing protein At5g27460 (The sequence of the model RefSeq protein was modified relative to this genomic sequence to represent the inferred CDS: substituted 2 bases at 2 genomic stop codons), which yields MIYLVLALGWEAASIFRKGVIKNMRRNIVDGNSFAFLCDNIDELEHSVQENLPRVSVVMPLKGFGKHNLQNWRTQITSLYGGPLEFLFIVESKYDPAYHVVSRLITEYKDNLEAKVVVAGLSTTCSQKIHNQLTWHFNGRVAYSLTNNNILHIHYRADVPSFHTKFSERRYEQALEIFSWMESCSSLRLSSWDHAARLDLIAKAYSTSQAEEYYNKLQSPATRQAASFPLLHCYVMERDVQKAETFMAQLQSHGLPVDPHSFNEIMNLYVATCXHEKVLSVIDLMKRNNIHRNVLSYNLWMNACAEVSGVDSVQSVFQVMLNDETVKVGWSTYCTLANIFRKNGLNTEAQACLVKAEAKLSPTGRLGYSFVMTCYAALNDSDGVMRMWEASKSVPGRILTAYYMAAMSCSIKVGDISQAECIFGKWEAGCRKHDVRVSNVLLGAYVRNRWIEKAERLHLHMLEKGACPNYKTWEILMEGYVQSRQMDKAVGCMKKGLSLLKSCHWRPPVELMEAIGKHFEEQGSADDAYRYIKVLXRFNLTSLPLYKSLIRAYINADVVPPNVLEMIAKDHIDMDEEMDRLIILAGKIDITCNG from the exons ATGATCTATTTAGTCCTTGCTCTCGGGTGGGAGGCTGCTTCAATTTTCAG AAAAGGGGTTATAAAGAACATGAGGCGCAACATTGTAGATGGAAACAGTTTTGCATTTCTTTGTGACAACATAGATGAGCTTGAGCACTCTGTTCAGGAGAATTTACCTAGAGTCTCTGTAGTCATGCCTTTGAAGGGCTTTGGCAAACATAATTTGCAAAATTGGCGAACTCAG ATTACATCACTTTATGGTGGGCCACTGGAATTCTTGTTTATCGTCGAgagcaaatatgatcctgcttaTCATGTTGTTTCCCGTTTGATCACAGAGTACAAG GACAATCTGGAGGCGAAGGTGGTCGTTGCTGGGTTGTCAACAACCTGTAGCCAGAAAATTCACAATCAATTG ACGTGGCATTTTAACGGAAGGGTAGCTTATAGTTTGACAAACAACAATATCCTGCATATACATTATAGGGCTGATGTACCTTCTTTCCATACCAAGTTTAGCGAACGTCGCTACGAGCAGGCCCTCGAG ATTTTCTCTTGGATGGAATCATGCAGCTCCCTTCGACTGTCGTCATGGGAtcatgcagcaagactggacttgaTTGCTAAAGCTTACAGTACTTCTCAAGCCGAGGAATACTACAACAAACTACAGAGCCCTGCTACCAGACAAGCAGCATCGTTCCCGCTCCTCCATTGCTATGTTATGGAAAGAGATGTACAGAAGGCTGAAACCTTCATGGCTCAGTTGCAGAGTCATGGGTTGCCCGTTGATCCTCACTCTTTCAATGAAATCATGAACCTCTATGTTGCAACATGTTAGCATGAGAAGGTCCTTAGTGTAATTGACCTCATGAAACGGAACAACATTCACAGAAATGTTCTCTCCTACAACCTTTGGATGAATGCTTGTGCTGAAGTCTCTGGTGTTGACTCGGTACAATCAGTGTTCCAGGTGATGTTGAATGATGAGACGGTCAAGGTTGGTTGGAGCACATACTGCACATTAGCCAACATTTTCAGGAAGAATGGACTGAACACTGAAGCACAAGCGTGCCTTGTGAAAGCTGAAGCAAAATTGTCACCTACAGGGCGCTTAGGATACTCTTTTGTAATGACATGTTATGCGGCTCTGAATGACAGCGATGGAGTTATGAGAATGTGGGAGGCTAGCAAAAGTGTGCCAGGTAGAATTCTCACTGCATACTACATGGCTGCTATGTCATGTTCAATAAAAGTTGGCGACATCAGCCAGGCCGAGTGTATCTTTGGAAAGTGGGAAGCAGGGTGCAGAAAGCATGATGTGAGGGTTTCAAATGTTCTTCTTGGTGCTTATGTGAGGAATAGGTGGATTGAAAAGGCTGAGAGGCTCCACCTCCACATGCTAGAGAAAGGAGCATGTCCAAATTACAAGACATGGGAGATATTGATGGAGGGCTATGTTCAAAGCAGGCAAATGGACAAAGCTGTGGGTTGCATGAAGAAAGGTTTGTCTCTGTTGAAGAGTTGCCATTGGAGACCTCCAGTTGAACTGATGGAGGCCATTGGCAAACATttcgaggagcaaggaagtgctgaCGATGCATATCGATATATTAAGGTTCTCTAGAGATTCAACTTGACAAGCTTGCCCCTATACAAGTCATTGATTCGAGCATATATCAATGCTGACGTTGTGCCACCGAATGTCCTTGAGATGATTGCAAAAGATCATATTGATATGGATGAAGAAATGGACCGGTTGATCATACTCGCTGGCAAGATAGACATCACATGCAATGGATAG
- the LOC542714 gene encoding thiamine thiazole synthase 1, chloroplastic precursor: MATAAASSLLKSSFAGSRLPAATRTTPASLVVATGPRGAGAGPICASMSMSSSNPPYDLTSFRFSPIKESIVSREMTRRYMTDMITYADTDVVIVGAGSAGLSCAYELSKDPAVSIAIVEQSVSPGGGAWLGGQLFSAMVVRKPAHLFLDELGVAYDEAEDYVVIKHAALFTSTVMSLLLARPNVKLFNAVAVEDLIVRGGRVGGVVTNWALVSMNHDTQSCMDPNVMEAKVVVSSCGHDGPFGATGVKRLQDIGMISAVPGMKALDMNTAEDEIVRLTREVVPGMIVTGMEVAEIDGAPRMGPTFGAMMISGQKAAHLALKALGRPNAVDGTMSPPLREELMIAYKDDEVVDA, from the exons ATGGCCACCGCCGCCGCGTCTAGCCTCCTCAAGTCCTCCTTCGCGGGCTCCCGGCTCCCGGCCGCCACGCGGACCACACCGGCGTCCCTCGTGGTGGCCACCGGCCCGCGCGGCGCCGGCGCGGGGCCCATCTGCGCGTCCATGTCCATGTCCTCCTCCAACCCGCCCTACGACCTGACGTCCTTCCGGTTCAGCCCCATCAAGGAGTCCATCGTGTCCCGCGAGATGACCCGTCGCTACATGACGGACATGATCACCTACGCCGACACCGACGTCGTCATCGTGGGCGCCGGCTCCGCGGGGCTGTCCTGCGCGTACGAGCTCTCCAAGGACCCCGCCGTGAGCATCGCCATCGTGGAGCAGTCGGTGTCGCCGGGCGGCGGCGCGTGGCTGGGCGGGCAGCTGTTCTCGGCCATGGTGGTGCGCAAGCCGGCGCACCTGTTCCTGGACGAGCTGGGCGTGGCGTACGACGAGGCCGAGGACTACGTGGTCATCAAGCACgccgcgctcttcacgtccacggTCATGAGCCTGCTCCTGGCGCGCCCCAACGTGAAGCTGTTCAACGCCGTGGCCGTGGAGGACCTCATCGTCAGGGGAgggcgcgtcggcggcgtcgtcaCCAACTGGGCGCTCGTGTCCATGAACCACGACACGCAGTCCTGCATGGACCCCAACGTCATGGAGGCCAAGGTCGTGGTCAGCTCCTGCGGCCACGACGGGCCCTTCGGCGCCACCGGCGTCAAGAGGCTCCAGGACATCGGCATGATCAGCGCCGTGCCGGGGATGAAGGCGCTCGACATGAACACCGCCGAGGACGAGATCGTGCGCCTCACGCGCGAGGTCGTTCCCGGCATGATCGTCACCGGAATGGAGGTCGCCGAGATTGACGGCGCCCCCAGGATG GGCCCGACGTTTGGCGCCATGATGATCTCCGGCCAGAAGGCGGCGCACCTGGCGCTCAAGGCCCTGGGCAGGCCCAACGCCGTGGACGGGACCATGTCGCCGCCGTTGCGCGAGGAGTTGATGATTGCGTACAAGGACGACGAGGTCGTGGACGCCTGA